From Vitis vinifera cultivar Pinot Noir 40024 chromosome 5, ASM3070453v1, the proteins below share one genomic window:
- the LOC100256537 gene encoding probable pectinesterase 29, producing MAPHRWHLSALLALFIVSQQAVSINGVAYHTITVDQSGHGNFRTIQSAINSIPSNNNRWICIYVKAGIYREKVVIPMDKPFIFLRGAGRKRTFIVWGDHLSISQSPTFSMMADNFVARGISFMNNYNLPVLKNRNPRKPAVAAMIAGDKASFYKCSFYGVQDTLWDVEGRHYFKGCFIEGAVDFIFGAGQSIYEKCMISVVGRALGPGIRGFITAQGRDSPKETNGFVFKECKVTGDGQAYLGRPWRVYSRVLFYKTEMPGIIVPAGWDPWNYSGKEQLLTYAEHDCYGAGADTSKRVSWEKRLSTSTVMGMTSLGYINAEGWLNGQP from the exons atggccCCTCATCGATGGCATCTGTCTGCATTGCTTGCTCTCTTCATTGTGTCGCAACAAGCAGTGAGCATCAATGGCGTAGCTTATCATACAATCACAGTGGACCAGTCTGGGCATGGCAATTTCAGAACCATTCAGTCGGCTATCAATTCCATTCCATCAAACAATAATCGTTGGATCTGTATCTATGTCAAGGCTGGAATTTATAG GGAGAAGGTGGTAATCCCAATGGACAAGCCATTCATCTTTCTTAGAGGAGCTGGGAGGAAAAGAACTTTTATTGTTTGGGGAGATCATCTCTCAATTTCTCAGAGTCCTACCTTCTCTATGATGGCCGATAATTTCGTAGCCAGAGGCATAAGCTTTATG AACAATTACAATCTTCCGGTGCtgaaaaatcggaatccaagGAAGCCAGCGGTGGCTGCTATGATAGCTGGGGACAAGGCCTCCTTTTATAAATGCAGTTTCTATGGTGTTCAAGACACTTTGTGGGATGTTGAAGGTCGACATTACTTTAAGGGATGCTTCATCGAAGGAGCTGTAGACTTCATATTTGGAGCTGGGCAGTCGATTTATGAG AAATGTATGATATCAGTAGTGGGAAGAGCTCTGGGGCCTGGCATTCGAGGGTTCATAACGGCGCAAGGAAGAGATAGTCCTAAGGAGACAAATGGGTTTGTTTTTAAAGAATGCAAAGTGACTGGTGATGGTCAGGCTTACTTGGGAAGACCATGGAGGGTGTATTCCAGGGTTCTATTCTACAAGACGGAGATGCCCGGTATTATTGTTCCTGCTGGATGGGATCCTTGGAATTATTCGGGAAAGGA GCAGCTTCTAACCTATGCTGAACATGACTGCTATGGTGCGGGAGCGGATACTTCAAAGCGTGTGTCGTGGGAGAAGAGGCTGAGCACATCAACCGTGATGGGTATGACAAGCTTGGGATACATTAATGCCGAGGGTTGGCTTAACGGACAACCTTAA